From Zalophus californianus isolate mZalCal1 chromosome 16, mZalCal1.pri.v2, whole genome shotgun sequence, one genomic window encodes:
- the GNGT2 gene encoding guanine nucleotide-binding protein G(I)/G(S)/G(O) subunit gamma-T2, whose product MAQELSEKELLKMEVEQLKKEVKTPRTPISKTGKEIKDYVEAEAGNDPLLKGIPEDKNPFKEKGGCAIS is encoded by the exons ATGGCCCAGGAGCTCAGCGAGAAGGAGCTATTGAAGATGGAGGTGGAACAGTTGAAGAAGGAAGTCAAGACCCCACGAACCCCG ATTTCCAAGACAGGAAAGGAAATCAAGGATTATGTGGAGGCCGAAGCAGGAAACGACCCTCTCCTCAAAGGCATCCCTGAGGACAAGAATCCCTTCAAGGAGAAGGGCGGGTGTGCGATAAGCTGA